From Trichoderma atroviride chromosome 1, complete sequence, one genomic window encodes:
- a CDS encoding uncharacterized protein (EggNog:ENOG41), whose product MSERIIPDGISDAHPISGLEEFQTHLAELENDPSVPFNLKLLDDIELQLTESNIPALLPTVLPPLTQILKSTTQDPSPLLSLTIKLLSPLTFTRTLTIADPPSILTALSSPLPGANLLALAIIHKAAKAPTEAALFSTLPDVVEVLIRRWLESPDVGVGERAAKVLGDLLETDCGTIRPTEGVNGASSYTINGFSTTTRRRIPGHGRLWSVIFTQRPFLELIKTLCSPETANPPTRPRHQTSLSQGRLLRLLTRLATLDIRAISTAHHQDLFSLSTTAIAPSDQGILQWAALEMLSGSDDILMHLNLIDFFETFVSVMRVSRLTPEENVIVKRLVKAAAEGDGGLKEALRGLPNRTVEEEAEPLRAYVSDILN is encoded by the exons ATGTCTGAACGCATCATCCCAGACGGCATCTCAGACGCTCACCCCATCTCTGGCCTTGAAGAATTCCAGACTCATCTGGCAGAGCTCGAGAATGATCCCTCCGTGCCATTCAACCTCAAACTCCTGGACGATATCGAGCTTCAGTTAACAG AATCCAACATCCCAGCTCTCCTCCCAACCGTCCTCCCTCCACTCACCCAAATCCTCAAATCAACCACGCAAGatccctctcctctcctctccctcaccATCAAGCTCCTCTCGCCCTTAACCTTCACCCGCACTCTCACCATCGCCGACCCTCCCTCCATCCTCACAGCCTTGAGCTCTCCTCTCCCCGGCGCCaacctcctcgccctcgccatcatccACAAGGCCGCCAAAGCACCCACCGAGGCCGCCCTCTTCAGCACTCTCCCCGATGTCGTCGAGGTCCTCATCCGCCGCTGGCTAGAAAGCCCAgacgtcggcgtcggcgagCGCGCGGCAAAGGTGCTCGGCGACTTGCTCGAGACAGACTGCGGAACCATCCGACCGACAGAAGGAGTCAACGGCGCAAGCAGCTATACCATCAACGGCTTCAGCACCACCACAAGGCGCCGTATTCCCGGCCACGGACGCCTCTGGAGCGTGATTTTCACTCAGCGACCTTTCTTGGAGCTCATCAAGACACTCTGCTCCCCTGAAACAGCAAATCCTCCTACTCGGCCTCGACACCAAACCTCCCTCTCACAAGGCCGTCTCCTACGCCTCCTTACCCGCCTCGCAACGCTCGATATCCGTGCTATAAGCACAGCTCACCACCAAGATCTATTCTCCCTTTCCACTACTGCCATCGCCCCCAGTGACCAAGGGATCCTGCAATGGGCAGCGTTGGAGATGCTATCCGGGTCAGACGATATTCTCATGCACCTCAATCTCATAGACTTTTTCGAGACTTTTGTCAGTGTCATGCGCGTATCTCGTCTCACCCCTGAAGAAAACGTCATTGTGAAGAGATTGGTTAAGGCGGCGGCCGAAGGGGATGGCGGGCTGAAGGAGGCCCTGAGAGGACTGCCGAATCGGactgtggaagaagaagctgagcCTTTGCGTGCGTATGTCAGCGATATACTAAATTGA
- a CDS encoding uncharacterized protein (EggNog:ENOG41~TransMembrane:1 (n2-10c14/15o30-49i)) codes for MVFLFIYLFLVEKAYIIRGVTKPRMKSTLYLVNSLGMLTIYIGVVILNFV; via the exons ATGGTCTTCTTG TTTATCTACTTGTTTCTCGTTGAAAAGGCA TATATTATTCGCGGTGTAACAAAGCCTCGCATGAAATCCACTCTGTACCTGGTAAATTCTCTTGGAATGCTCACCATATACATAGGAGTGGTCATATTAAACTTTGTCTAG
- a CDS encoding uncharacterized protein (EggNog:ENOG41~SECRETED:SignalP(1-18)~TransMembrane:1 (n3-13c18/19o213-234i)): MYSVLLAALGLLVAATSADDSDNITTSAETDVPPDWATNDALQMNLSTPGGQPNPLQFTVIPLIPNAGTNQSSSNFSLNINGNMIAIDVSNFNKINKPNDVAYVSCDTDNSSSGTLISTNEMLNDLISANPKAIVLYSLAGTWCSLNFQNTPTFLNILSMADSGEAQNVLGALNGTANGRVVNVSITGNSTAGDPNGNPSPGGGSSSSVAMSVLYTITGLITLLFLVIIATGAIRAHRYPERYGPRRALGGRPRQSRAKGLARAVLETLPIVKFNNQESAKPDPELELDSATTDGRDTRTQKSASILTEDARPEAATAATGGSETKETAPVAEAHGAADPGTTPVGNVGCSICTEDFKEGEDMRVLPCNHQFHPNCIDPWLLNVSGTCPLCRLDLRPDAAENSDRPATDRNSILPPPLVVEGEDGEGNHPHHRNRISRFFDINRLRQATAEEQIEALRQMRSTRQDDTEAHGASGGASASHDAEGERGQRAHLSAKLKEKFRIRTRARSPERRDS, from the exons ATGTACTCCGTCTTACTCGCCGCCCTCGGCCTTTTGGTCGCTGCGACTTCGGCCGACGACAGCGACAACATCACCACTTCAGCTGAGACCGATGTCCCTCCAGACTGGGCCACAAACGATGCTCTGCAAATGAATCTATCAACTCCGGGTGGGCAGCCCAACCCGCTCCAATTTACAGTCATTCCTCTTATCCCCAATGCTGGCACGAACCAGTCAAGCAGTAACTTT TCATTGAACATAAATGGCAACATGATCGCTATCGACGTCTCCAACTTCAACAAAATCAACAAACCTAATGACGTCGCTTATGTATCATGCGACACCGACAATTCTTCGTCCGGCACCCTCATCAGCACCAATGAGATGCTAAACGATCTCATCAGCGCAAATCCAAAGGCCATCGTCTTGTATTCGCTTGCCGGCACCTGGTGCAGTCTCAATTTCCAAAACACGCCAACTTTTCTTAATATCCTTTCCATGGCCGATAGCGGAGAAGCTCAAAATGTGCTGGGTGCCCTAAACGGAACTGCCAACGGCAGAGTTGTCAACGTTTCTATTACAGGAAATTCAACCGCTGGAGATCCTAATGGTAACCCCAGCCCAGGTGGAGGTTCCAGCTCGTCAGTCGCCATGAGTGTTCTCTACACCATAACAGGCCTTATTACTCTTCTGTTTCTCGTAATCATTGCCACGGGCGCCATAAGAGCGCATCGATATCCGGAACGATACGGACCTCGGAGGGCCCTAGGTGGCCGGCCTCGACAGAGCCGAGCCAAGGGACTGGCTCGCGCAGTTCTCGAAACCCTTCCCATTGTCAAATTCAACAACCAGGAATCCGCTAAGCCGGATCCTGAGCTCGAATTAGACTCGGCAACTACTGATGGGCGTGACACTCGAACTCAGAAATCGGCTTCAATCCTTACGGAGGATGCACGACCTGAAGCAGCTACGGCCGCCACGGGCGGTAGCGAGACCAAAGAAACGGCTCCGGTGGCTGAGGCCCATGGCGCTGCTGACCCTGGCACTACTCCAGTCGGGAACGTGGGATGTTCGATTTGTACGGAGGACTTCAAGGAAGGTGAGGATATGAGGGTTCTGCCTTGTAACCACCAGTTCCACCCAAATTGTATTGATCCTTGGCTTCTCAATGTGTCTGGAACATGCCCCTTGTG CCGACTCGATCTTCGtcctgatgctgctgagaaCAGCGATAGACCAGCCACTGATAGAAACTCTATACTGCCACCTCCATTGGTTGTGGAGGGTGAGGATGGCGAAGGCAACCATCCCCACCACCGCAATAGAATTTCACGCTTTTTCGATATCAACAGGCTGAGGCAAGCAACAGCGGAAGAACAAATCGAAGCTCTGCGACAGATGCGATCGACTCGCCAGGACGATACCGAAGCTCATGGTGCAAGCGGtggcgccagcgccagccatGATGCAGAGGGCGAAAGAGGACAGAGGGCTCACTTATCGGCGAAACTCAAGGAGAAATTTCGAATTCGAACCAGGGCTCGATCTCCTGAGCGTCGGGATAGCTAA
- a CDS encoding uncharacterized protein (EggNog:ENOG41~CAZy:GH128): MYKAVALTSIAALAGQSMALNAHRHQHQMDKKALVVDWTTVIDTVYVTVDPNASTPAPAAATSAAGGFAAQDVPNPTGPAAGNAAAAASSVAVVASSSAAPAAQATTLVTSVRPSVPAVVSSSIAPVVPSSAPVSSAPASSAPAPPTTSEQPTPTPTPSPSSAPAPSSSSTSQAAPSATPSKAPSSAPVSAGHFGRGMAYNDGLLANVYGALSGKMGWAYNWGFYPSGIDSQFSYIPTLWSPAPEHSNGFADQVETLISSGTKAVFSFNEPDIPSQANMSPADAASAHQQWLNKYSGRVLVGAPAVSNSGSPGQGADWLKQWVEACAGNCNFDFVNMHWYSPASAIDTFFSQIEAVSQAGGGKPVMITEFQPSGSVDEITAFLEEALPKLDSNPSVLGYSYFMVANSGSSDGLNLMASASAASSIGLTYAST; the protein is encoded by the coding sequence ATGTACAAGGCCGTTGCCCTCACCTCCATCGCTGCCCTCGCGGGTCAGTCCATGGCTCTCAACGCCCAtcgccaccagcaccagatGGACAAGAAGGCTCTCGTTGTCGACTGGACCACTGTCATCGACACCGTCTATGTCACCGTTGACCCCAACGCGTCcactcctgctcctgctgctgccacctcAGCTGCTGGTGGCTTCGCCGCTCAGGATGTTCCCAACCCTACTGGCCCGGCCGCTGGaaacgccgctgccgctgccagctcTGTCGCCGTTGTTGCTTCGTCTTCTGCGGCTCCCGCTGCCCAGGCCACCACTCTGGTCACCTCTGTTCGCCCATCTGTCCCCGCCGTcgtgagcagcagcatcgcacCCGTTGTgccttcatctgctccgGTGTCCTCTGCCCCGGCGTCCTCTGCCCCGGCTCCTCCCACCACCTCTGAGCAGCCTACTCCCACCCCTACTCCCTCGCCCAGCTCTGCGCCAGCtccttcttccagctcgaCTTCCCAGGCTGCTCCCTCTGCTACTCCTAGCAAGGCCCCCAGCTCAGCTCCTGTCAGCGCTGGTCACTTTGGTCGTGGTATGGCTTACAACGATGGTCTCCTGGCCAACGTTTACGGTGCCCTTTCTGGCAAGATGGGCTGGGCCTACAACTGGGGCTTCTACCCCTCTGGAATCGACAGCCAGTTCAGCTACATCCCTACTCTCTGGAGTCCCGCTCCCGAGCACTCCAATGGCTTCGCTGACCAGGTTGAGACTCTCATCTCCTCTGGAACCAAGGCtgtcttcagcttcaacgaGCCCGATATTCCCAGCCAGGCCAACATGTCTCCTGCCGACGCTGCTTCTGCTCACCAGCAGTGGCTGAACAAGTACTCTGGCAGAGTTCTGGTTGGCGCTCCTGCTGTCTCCAACTCCGGATCGCCTGGCCAGGGTGCCGATTGGCTCAAGCAGTGGGTTGAGGCTTGCGCTGGTAACTGCAACTTCGACTTCGTCAACATGCACTGGTACTCTCCTGCCTCTGCTATCGacaccttcttctcccagatTGAGGCTGTCAGCCAAGCCGGTGGTGGCAAGCCTGTCATGATCACTGAGTTCCAGCCCTCTGGCTCTGTCGATGAGATTACTGCTTTCTTGGAGGAGGCTCTGCCCAAGTTGGACTCCAACCCCAGCGTCCTGGGTTACTCCTACTTCATGGTTGCCAACTCTGGCAGCTCTGACGGTTTGAACCTCATGGCCTCAgcctccgccgccagcagcatcggTCTCACCTATGCCTCCACTTAA
- a CDS encoding uncharacterized protein (BUSCO:EOG092D02JB): MSSLKFVVSSLDAIATSKDAQRNKQLADLTKTALDAIKEQDQLPDPEIVFAPLQLATKTGSPQLTTTALDCIGKLISYSYFSLPAKDDGHKEGAEPASPLIERAIDTICDCFLGETTAVEIQLQIVKSLLAAVLNDKIVVHGAGLLKAVRQTYNIFLLSRSTANQQVAQGTLTQMVGTVFERVKTRLHMKEARLSLDNLKHGASNVTFEQSEVANGTRLSDDGEDASTSASQLDSNEASEEPANAAKLTLKDLEHRKSFDDSTLGEGPTMVTRIKSEKKDDSNVSVSGQSGPQEDSDALDAEDEVYIRDAYLIFRSFCNLSTKVLPPEQLFDLRGGAMRSKLVSLHLIHTLLNNNIAVFTSPLCTIRSSKSNEPTTFLQAIKFYLCLSITRNGASSVDKIFDICCEIFWLMLKYMRPSFKKEIEVILNEIYLALLSQKNAPLTQKLYFVSILNRLCADPRALVETYLNYDCDQSVENIFQTVIEDLSKFATAPVSITSIHEQAYEEYRGKTAPASEWQLKGILPPSLTVAQIIPHQENEADYPKEYAIKRLSLEALVETLRSLVNWSASVRSDSENVRTDADARTSFDELRPSIDPTSESASRLDTPLPPSTPVLEDDPDYLSKEKARKTALMKGIRQFNFKPKKGIELLLRDGFIASDSPQDIATFLLSEDKLDKAQIGEYLGEGDQKNIDTMHAFVDSMEFAKKRFVDALRQFLQSFRLPGEAQKIDRFMLKFAERYVLGNPNAFANADTAYVLAYSVILLNTDLHSSKIAKRMTKEEFIRNNAGINDNADLPHDYQISIYEEIASNEIVLKSERDIAAAQGNLPTQPSGLAAGLGQAFSNVGRDLQREAYMQQSEEIALRSEQLFKNLFKSQRRNASKTTPKYIEATSFKHVEAMFDITWMSIFSALSGQMQKAHNLEVNKLCLEGMRLATQIACLFNLSTPREAFISALRNATNLNNPQEMQAKNIEALKVILDLAQTEGNVLQESWKDILMCISQLDRLQLISGGVDESAIPDVSQARFIPPQRSGTSESRSSMQLKNRPRQRSATGPRGFSHEIALESRSDELIRSVDRIFSSTADLSGEAMVYFAKALTEVSWDEIKVSGSNDSPRTYSLQKIVEISYYNMNRVRFEWSNIWVVLGEHFNQVGCHNNMNIVFFALDSLRQLSMRFMEIEELAGFKFQKDFLKPFEHVLSNSHNITVKDMVLRCLIQMIQARGDNIRSGWRTMFGVFTVAAREPYESIVYLAYENVSQVYKEKFGVVISQGAFTDLIVCLTEFSKNLKFQKKSLGALELLKSIIPTMLKTPECPLSHQPWNTSSSNDGPVEPLKKGQTKTSMEEGYWFPVLFAFHDVLMTGEDLEVRSNALEYFFAALLKYGGGFTQPFWDILWRQQLYPIFMVLRSRPEMTNVLNHEELSVWLSTTMIQALRNMITLFTHYFDALEYMLDRFLELLALCICQENDTISRIGSNCLQQLILKNVTKFNLVHWSKIVGAFCELFERTTAYQLFTAANMEATTSMSMSSSNGLEFTSPLSPTVAETPSAGDENTLKINSGDENGASDTESIHHPTLHKLDDDEAQTPAAHATNGQQLEEFKPTSSLQQQPVVVTAARRRFFNRIISRCVLQLLMIETVNELFSNDTVYANIPSTELLRLMGLLKRSFQFARRFNEDKELRMKLWREGFMKQPPNLLKQESGAAATYVSILFRMFIDDAPERLKSRPDIEAALVPLCEDIITGYSLLAEESQQRNIVAWRPVVVDVLEGFATFPEDAFKTHLHSFYPLAIDLLQKDLTADLRGALLAVLRRVGEVSLGIEGLVKAGDKRRDSTVSTNADELPLGRSEAAARKML; encoded by the exons ATGAGCTCCTTAAAATTCGTGGTGTCCTCTCTGGACGCCATTGCGACTTCTAAAGATGCCCAGCGAAACAAGCAGCTGGCCGACCTGACCAAGACAGCCCTCGATGCCATCAAAGAGCAGGATCAGCTGCCCGACCCCGAGATTGTATTCGCGCCTCTCCAGCTCGCAACCAAGACCGGCAGCCCGCAGCTCACAACGACAGCGCTCGATTGCATTGGAAAGCTGATATCCTATTCATACTTCTCCCTCCCTGCCAAGGACGATGGGCACAAGGAAGGCGCCGAACCGGCATCCCCGCTAATTGAACGAGCCATCGATACCATCTGCGACTGTTTCCTAGGCGAGACGACGGCCGTCGAGATCCAGCTGCAGATTGTCAAGTCACTCCTAGCGGCCGTCCTGAATGACAAGATCGTTGTTCATGGCGCAGGCCTGCTCAAGGCTGTGCGCCAGACCTACAACATTTTCCTGCTCTCTCGGAGCACGGCCAATCAGCAGGTTGCACAGGGCACTCTCACCCAGATGGTTGGCACCGTTTTCGAGCGAGTCAAGACTAGACTTCACATGAAGGAAGCCAGATTGAGCCTGGACAACCTGAAGCATGGCGCAAGCAATGTTACTTTTGAACAATCCGAGGTTGCCAACGGCACCCGCCTTAGTGATGACGGGGAAGACGCTTCGACTTCGGCTTCGCAGCTGGATAGCAACGAAGCATCGGAAGAGCCGGCCAATGCTGCGAAACTCACATTAAAAGATTTAGAGCATCGCAAGAGCTTTGACGATTCGACCCTTGGCGAAGGACCTACTATGGTTACGCGAATCAAgtcagaaaagaaagatgacAGCAATGTGTCCGTGTCAGGGCAATCTGGTCCGCAGGAGGACAGCGATGCGCTAgacgctgaagatgaggTGTACATCCGGGATGCCTATCTCATCTTCCGATCTTTCTGCAATCTGTCGACCAAAGTTCTGCCCCCTGAGCAGCTTTTCGACTTGCGAGGTGGAGCGATGCGCTCCAAGCTCGTTTCTTTGCACCTCATCCACACCCTTCTAAACAACAACATTGCTGTTTTCACCTCGCCTCTTTGTACCATTAGGAGCTCCAAGAGCAATGAGCCCACCACTTTTCTTCAGGCCATTAAATTTTATCTTTGTCTTAGCATTACGCGGAATGGAGCCAGTTCGGTGGATAAAATCTTTGATATCTGCTGTGAGATTTTTTGGCTCATGCTCAAATACATGCGCCCCTCGTTCAAG AAAGAAATTGAGGTCATTCTCAACGAGATTTATTTGGCACTCTTGTCTCAGAAGAATGCCCCGCTAACACAGAAACTCTACTTTGTTTCCATCCTAAACCGCCTCTGCGCTGATCCGAGGGCTTTGGTTGAGACGTATCTCAACTATGACTGCGATCAGTCTGTAGAGAACATCTTCCAAACTGTCATTGAAGATCTCTCCAAATTTGCGACGGCGCCCGTCTCGATAACATCCATACATGAACAGGCGTATGAGGAGTATCGAGGGAAGACTGCGCCGGCGAGCGAGTGGCAGCTCAAGGGTATCCTCCCCCCGTCGCTCACCGTTGCGCAGATTATCCCGCACCAGGAGAATGAAGCCGACTACCCCAAAGAATACGCAATCAAACGCCTATCACTGGAGGCCCTTGTCGAGACGCTGCGCTCGTTGGTAAATTGGTCTGCCTCTGTACGCTCAGATAGCGAAAATGTTCGCACGGATGCAGATGCCAGAACCTCTTTTGATGAGCTACGGCCGTCCATCGACCCCACAAGCGAAAGCGCTTCTCGGCTTGACACGCCCCTGCCCCCTTCGACTCCCGTGTTGGAGGATGACCCGGATTAtctcagcaaagaaaaggccagGAAAACGGCCCTCATGAAGGGAATCAGGCAATTCAACTTCAAGCCTAAGAAGGGAATTGAGCTGCTCCTTCGCGATGGCTTCATCGCGAGCGATTCACCTCAAGATATAGCCACTTTTTTGCTCAGTGAAGACAAACTGGATAAGGCGCAAATCGGAGAATATCTCGGTGAAGGAGATCAGAAAAATATCGATACCATGCACGCATTTGTGGACTCTATGGAATTCGCCAAGAAGCGTTTCGTTGATGCCCTTCGTCAGTTCTTACAGTCGTTCCGTCTACCAGGAGAGGCCCAGAAAATCGATCGGTTTATGCTCAAGTTTGCCGAGCGTTACGTGCTTGGTAACCCGAACGCTTTTGCCAACGCCGACACGGCGTATGTACTGGCGTACTCGGTGATCTTACTGAATACAGATTtgcacagcagcaagatcGCCAAGAGAATGACCAAGGAGGAATTCATTCGAAACAATGCAGGCATTAATGACAATGCGGATTTGCCTCATGACTATCAAATCTCCATCTATGAAGAAATTGCCAGTAACGAAATTGTTTTGAAGAGCGAGCGAGACATTGCGGCTGCCCAGGGCAATCTTCCTACCCAACCAAGCGGCTTGGCTGCAGGCTTGGGACAAGCCTTCTCAAATGTAGGCCGAGATCTGCAGCGGGAAGCCTATATGCAGCAGTCAGAGGAGATTGCGCTGCGTTCAgagcagctcttcaaaaACTTGTTCAAGAGCCAGCGACGAAACGCCTCCAAGACTACTCCCAAGTATATCGAAGCAACATCCTTCAAGCATGTCGAGGCCATGTTTGATATCACATGGAtgtccatcttctctgcGCTTTCGGGGCAGATGCAAAAAGCACACAACCTCGAAGTTAATAAGCTGTGCCTAGAGGGCATGAGGCTGGCAACCCAGATTGCCTgtctcttcaatctctcAACGCCTCGAGAAGCATTCATTTCCGCACTTCGAAATGCCACAAACTTGAACAACCCCCAGGAGATGCAAGCGAAAAATATTGAAGCCTTGAAAGTGATCTTGGACCTCGCTCAGACAGAGGGCAATGTTCTGCAAGAGTCATGGAAGGATATTCTCATGTGTATCAGTCAATTGGATCGACTGCAGTTGATCTctggcggcgttgatgagaGCGCCATCCCAGATGTGTCCCAGGCGCGCTTCATTCCTCCTCAGCGATCCGGGACATCGGAATCTCGCTCATCTATGCAGTTGAAAAACAGACCACGACAGAGATCTGCTACTGGCCCCAGGGGCTTTTCTCACGAGATTGCTCTCGAGAGCCGCTCAGATGAGCTTATTCGAAGCGTCGATCGAATATTCTCCAGCACGGCAGACCTTTCGGGTGAAGCCATGGTTTATTTTGCCAAAGCCTTGACAGAGGTTAGCTGGGACGAGATCAAGGTTTCGGGTTCCAACGACTCCCCTCGGACATACAGTCTGCAGAAGATTGTCGAAATCAGCTACTACAACATGAATCGTGTGAGATTTGAGTGGAGCAATATTTGGGTAGTACTTGGCGAGCACTTCAACCAGGTCGGATGCCATAACAACATGAacattgttttctttgctttggaTTCTTTAAGACAGCTGTCCATGCGATTCAtggagattgaagagctTGCGGGATTCAAGTTCCAAAAGGATTTCCTAAAGCCATTTGAGCATGTGCTGTCCAACTCGCACAATATTACAGTCAAAGACATGGTACTGCGATGCCTTATTCAAATGATTCAAGCGCGAGGAGATAATATCCGTTCTGGATGGAGGACTATGTTTGGTGTCTTCACCGTTGCTGCTCGTGAACCGTACGAGAGTATTGTCTATCTTGCATACGAGAACGTTAGCCAGGTTTACAAGGAAAAATTCGGCGTCGTCATTTCTCAAGGAGCGTTTACGGACCTCATTGTCTGCTTGACAGAGTTTTCGAAGAATCTCAAATTCCAGAAAAAGAGTCTAGGCGCTTTGGAGCTGCTGAAATCGATTATTCCAACAATGCTCAAAACACCAGAGTGCCCGTTGTCGCATCAGCCGTGGAATACTTCCTCGTCGAATGATGGGCCCGTAGAACCTCTCAAAAAGGGGCAGACAAAAACATCCATGGAGGAGGGCTATTGGTTCCCTGTGCTGTTCGCCTTCCATGATGTGCTAATGACTGGCGAAGACCTTGAAGTCCGTTCAAATGCACTCGAGTATTTCTTTGCTGCACTCCTCAAATATGGAGGTGGGTTTACCCAGCCATTTTGGGATATTCTTTGGCGACAACAACTCTACCCCATCTTCATGGTTCTGCGTTCAAGACCAGAGATGACAAACGTTCTCAATCACGAAGAGTTGTCCGTCTGGCTGTCTACTACCATGATTCAAGCTCTGCGCAACATGATCACGCTGTTTACACACTACTTTGATGCGCTGGAATATATGCTGGACAGAttcttggagctgctcgCCCTCTGCATTTGTCAAGAAAATGACACCATATCACGCATTGGTAGTAACTGTTTACAACAGCTGATACTGAAAAACGTGACGAAGTTTAATCTGGTACACTGGTCTAAGATCGTTGGAGCATTTTGTGAGCTATTCGAGCGGACAACAGCATACCAACTCTTTACTGCGGCAAATATGGAAGCAACTACTTCCATGTCAATGTCGTCATCTAATGGATTGGAATTCACCTCGCCTCTCAGCCCAACTGTTGCCGAAACTCCTTCTGCTGGGGATGAAAACACGTTGAAGATCAATAGCGGAGACGAGAACGGCGCTTCCGACACAGAGTCTATTCATCACCCAACTCTGCACAAACtagacgatgatgaggcaCAGACCCCAGCGGCTCATGCCACCAACGGACAGCAGTTGGAAGAGTTCAAACCAACTTCCAgtcttcagcagcaacctGTCGTCGTGACAGCTGCTCGCCGGCGATTCTTCAACCGCATCATCTCCCGCTGtgtcctgcagcttctcatGATTGAGACGGTCAACGAGCTCTTTAGCAACGACACCGTATACGCAAACATCCCTTCAACCGAACTCTTGCGACTCATGGGTCTGTTGAAGCGCTCTTTCCAGTTCGCACGCCGCTTCAATGAAGATAAAGAGCTCCGAATGAAGCTCTGGCGAGAAGGATTCATGAAGCAGCCGCCTAACCTGTTGAAGCAGGAAAGCGGTGCTGCGGCGACATACGTGTCTATCCTATTCAGGATGTTTATAGATGATGCACCTGAAAGGTTGAAGAGCAGACCCGACATCGAAGCCGCTCTGGTGCCTCTGTGCGAGGACATAATCACGGGATACTCTTTGCTGGCTGAAGAAAGCCAGCAGAGAAACATTGTTGCATGGAGACCAGTCGTCGTTGACGTGCTTGAGGGATTCGCTACTTTCCCCGAAGATGCTTTCAAGACCCACTTGCACTCTTTCTACCCGCTCGCCATTGACTTGCTCCAAAAGGACTTGACGGCGGATTTGCGCGGTGCGCTACTTGCGGTTTTACGGAGGGTCGGCGAGGTATCTCTTGGAATTGAAGGATTGGTCAAGGCCGGGGACAAGAGGCGGGACAGCACGGTCAGCACCAATGCTGATGAACTTCCGCTTGGCAGGTCTGAAGCGGCTGCACGGAAGATGCTGTAA
- a CDS encoding uncharacterized protein (EggNog:ENOG41): MSCNCDILFSVIVIQWVTSRDNAGTASVNSSGEPRRSRDLGSGANRISTPSEFQETLSSTLADISLVPTRRRSRDGDRDDPYEHDTPDGAAAKMTKNPSNAVTVTTTIKREVGPNPNYLSGLHIESSTTCGRECLISLTSGAIDERFPPLETKITAGRSHSLEGSDQSKVDACHCQSFSL, translated from the exons ATGAGCTGCAACTGTGACA TCCTGTTTTCTGTAATTGTCATCCAATGGGTGACATCCAGGGATAACGCCGGGACAGCAAGCGTCAACTCATCCGGGGAGCCCAGACGATCGCGAGATCTCGGCTCAGGGGCAAATCGAATATCAACGCCAAGCGAATTTCAAGAGACACTATCATCGACATTGGCCGATATATCGCTCGTGCCAACCAGGCGGCGATCCCGCGATGGCGATCGTGATGATCCCTATGAGCACGACACCCCTGatggcgccgctgccaagaTGACCAAAAACCCCTCCAATGCCGTCACGGTAACGACGACGATAAAAAGAGAGGTCGGGCCTAACCCAAATTACCTTTCCGGACTGCATATCGAATCATCCACTACTTGTGGACGCGAGTGCCTAATATCCCTGACATCTGGCGCGATAGATGAGAGGTTCCCCCCGCTGGAGACCAAGATTACTGCCGGGCGGTCGCACTCTTTGGAGGGCTCCGATCAGTCAAAAGTCGATGCTTGTCACTGTCAatccttttccctttga